The genomic interval GAGCCGGAACCAGTCGTATCCGAGGAAGGCGAGGACCAGGAGCAGGATGAACGCGAGCCAGCGGACGCGCCCGGGGGGCAGCCAGTCGGGCCGGCGCGTCCACCACGGGCCCGGTTTGCGGGGTGCGGGCTTGGATTGCGGCTTCTCGGTCACTACCGGAGGAGCGTAGGGGGAGCCGTGGCGCACGTCAACCGCGCGGCACGATTTCGCGAAACGCTACTTGTCGATGAGGACGTCTTCGAGGTACCGCATCCGGCCGACGGTGCGGGAATTGGTGCCGCCCGCCGGCGCGTTGAGGACGTAGTCGCGGTACGCGGTGAGCGCATCCCGCCGGTCCGAGTTGCGGCCGGAGAGTTCCTGAATCGACCAGAGACAGTCCGCATATTCGAGCTTCGCGCGGGTCCGATCCGGCCCGGCCGTCGAGCCGACGAGGGATTTCCAAGAGGACTTGAGCTTCCGGAGCGCGGCTAAGTCCGCGTTCTTCGCGGCGAACCCGGTCGCGAGTTGGAGCCGGTCGATCGGTCTCATCGATGCACGGTCCTGCTGGGGCTGCGCGGCCTCGCCCGCCGGCTGCGGCGGGGGATTCGCGGGGGTCGTTGCGCCCGCGCTTGGAGCCGGGGCACCTCCGGACGGTGCCGTCCCCCGCTCCGGCCAGCTCGTTTCGGACGGATTCACCGGGGCGGGCCTGGGCTCCAGTGCCGCCTCGGGTTGAGGGGCGGCCTCGGGCGCGACCGGTTTCGGCGCGGCCGCGTCGGGTGCTTGCCGGGTGCCGGTCGTCCGGACGACGCGGCTTGGAGCGGTCGGAACATCATCCACCGGCCTCCACGGGAAGCCTTCGCCGTCGCCGCTATTGGCGTCTTTCGGCGATTTGGCCGCGGCGCTGGTGCCCGCTTTGGGCTTGCCCTTCGCCGTGCGGGAGCCCGATTTGGTCGCATCCGGCGGCGGGCCCGGCGACGACGCCACGCCTGGCGTCGCGTCGAGGATCGTCGGGGCCGGCGACGGCGGCGCCCCCGAACCCGTGGTCGGCTGCGTCGGCGCGGACGTGGTCGTCGGTTGTGTCGTCGCGGACGGCGCGGGCGTCGGTTGCGCCGTCGCGGACGGCGTGGTCGTCGTGCTTCCGTCCGGGGCGCTCGGCGTGGCCGTGGCATCCGGTTGCGGCGCGACGGAGGGCGTCCCCCCATCCGGAGTGACGTCCAGCGCCTTGTCCTGCCTGAACGCGAGCGCGATCCAGACCGATACGCCAAGCAGCACGAGACCGCAGCCGATACCGCCGCCCCAGAGAGCAAGACGAACGAGCGTCGTCTTCCGCTTCTCGTCCGCGTCGCGCTTCCGCTTGAGGGCTTCGTTCGCGAACGAGAGGCTTCCTTCCGGGGGCGCCGAATCGCGCGGCACATCGGCGGGCTCGAAGTCCCACGTCGCGGCCGGCTGCTCGGCTGGCGCTTCCGCCTTGGGCGTGAAATTCGCGAAGGGGTCGGCCTCGCTCGAGCCGGACGCTTTCCCGCCGGCGGCCGGTGGCGTGCCCGACCCCGCCGCGGACGGCTCGGAACCTACATCGGCGAAGGAGATCTCGTCGAACAGGGGTGTCGAGGCGCGCGCTTCCCCGTGCATCGGCATCGATGACTGCGCTTCCGGGGTCGACTCTATCGACTCGGTCGTCTCGGGCGATTGCGCCGCGGGTGCGAGCGGCTCGTCAGGACCTTCGAACGACGGTGCCCCCATGACGGCCCGGGTCAGCTCCAGCTCGAGCCGGCACCCTTCGCAGACCGCGAGGTGCTCCTCTAGGGCGATCCGGTCCTCGGGCGACAGCGTTCCGGAGACGCACGGCTCCAGCTTGAGTTTTGCTTCGGCGCAGATCATCTCGGACCGAGTCTCCCGGCAACGGTGATTTCGGGCCCGCGCGCGGAGGTACCCACGAGCTCCCGTACCGGTAGCTATCGGATTCGGCCGGTAAGTTCTTGAGGTGAAAGGAGGCAGCCGAGGCGGGGCGCGAGCTATCTGGAATCAGAGGAAAACCGTGTAAGTCGTTTCAACATCAGGCCGTTGCGCGCGGCCCCCTACACCGTCAATCCGGAAGGATCGCTCCTTCTACGGGACAGGCCTCGAGGCAGGCGTTACAGCTCACGCAATCCTCGGCGACGATGAAGAGCCAGAGGGTGCCTTTGACATTTTGCCCCTCGCCCTTCTTGATGCAGTCGACGGGGCAGACATCCACGCAGGAGCTTTCGCCTTCGCAGATGTCCTTCACGATCTCATACGCCATGCGGCCTCCGAATCGGGTCGAAGCTACTGCACTTGGAGCATGCGGTCGAGCGCCGCGCGCGCCCAGTGCTTCGTCGTCTCCGCGACGCGAATCACGTTCACCGGCTCGCCTTCGACAATGCGCTCGAGCCCCCACAGGAGATTCTGCGGAGAAATCCGGTACATTGTAGCGCACATGCAGAAATCCTTCGAGAGGATCGCGATCTTCTTGTCGGGGAGCGTCCTTTGGAGCCGCTGGACAAGATGATACTCGGTGCCGACCGCCCAGCTCGATCCGGCGGGCGCCTCGCGCAGCGTCCGGATGATGGTCTCCGTCGAGCCCACGTGGTCGGCGGCCCGCGCCACCTCGTGCGGCACTTCCGGGTGGACCAGGATCTTCACGCTCGGATCTTCGGCTCTGCGCTCGGCCACGTGCCGGAGCTGGAACTTCGTATGGACGGAGCAGCAGCCCCTCCAGACGATCACCTTCGCGCTCCGGAGGGCTTCGTCGGAGATCCCGCCCTGCGGCAGCCGAGGATCCCAGAGGACGATCCGCTCGAGCGGGATCCCCATCTCGACGGCCGTGTTCCGGCCCAAGTGCTCGTCGGGGAGGAAGAAGACCTGCTCCCGCTCCCGGAACGCCCACTCGAAGATGCCGCGGCAATTCGACGAGGTGCAGACCGCGCCTCCCCGCTCGCCGCAGAATGCTTTGACGTCCGCGGTGGAATTCATGTACGTGATCGGCATGATGGAATGAAGCCCGGCTCGTTCCAGGGCCGCGCCGGCATCGAGCACGTCGTCGGTGGCCGCCATGTCGGCCATGGAGCAGCCCGCGTTCATGTCGGGAAGGATCACCTTCTGGTGCGGTTGTCTCAAGATATCGGCGCTCTCCGCCATGAAGTGAACGCCGCAGAAGACGATCCACTCGGCGTCCGTGCGCTCGGCGCCGAGCCGGGCCAGCTTGTAGGAGTCGCCCGTGATGTCGGCGTGCTCGATGACGTCGTCGCGTTGATAGTGGTGTCCCAGGATGACGAGGGACCCGCCCAGCGCGCGCTTCGCCGCGCGGATGCGGGTCGCGATCTCGTCGTCCTCGAGGACCAAGTAAGGCTCTGGAACCGACAAAGTGCGCGTGCCCATATCACTCTATTTGATGCGCCGAGGGGCTTCGGGTCAAGGGAAAGAACCCGCCTCCTTGGCGCCGAATCGCTCGCGGCATTCGGCGCGTCTAAACAGGGTTGGGGGCGCCGAGGCGTCCCGGCGGTCTTGACCCACCCCGATTGAAATGGGACCATGGGTCATCCGGCCCATGGATCCACCCTCAAACAACGGGAAACGCTCCTTGTCGCCCAGCGACAACAATTTCACGATCCACATCGCGACGGTGAACGGCTCGGGAAGCCAGACCGCGAACACGACGCTGCTGCGCGCCGTGTTCCAGATGGGCGTTCCCGTGTCGGGGAAGAACCTCTTCCCCTCGAACATCGCCGGGCTCCCCACCTGGTTCACGATCCGGATCAACGACCAAGGCTACGTCTCTCGCGACACGCGCTACGACGTCCTCGTCTCGATCAACCCCGAGACCTCGCTGGCCGACGTTTCAGCGATGGGCCCCGGAAGCGTGATCCTCCTCGCGGAGGGGGCTCCTGCTCCTAAAATTCCCCCGGACCGCGTCGTCTACACCGTTCCGTTCGCGAAGCTGGTGGAACCCCTGGTCGCCGACGCGAAGCTCCGGAAGCTTGTCGTCAACATGATCTACGTCGGGGTGGTGAGCTGGCTCCTGGGGATCGATCCGGCCGAGGTCGACCAAGCGCTCACGGCGCAACTGGGAAAGAAACCGAAGGCTTTGGAAATGAACCGCGCCGCCGTGCGGGCCGGAATCGACTACGCGTCCGCGAATCTCAAGAAAGCGCCATTCCAGGTCCGTCGGGCCGACAAGACCGCGGGGAAGATCCTGATCGACGGAAACCAAGCCGGAGCGCTCGGCGCGGTGTTCGCCGGCGTCACCTACGTCTCGTGGTATCCGATCACGCCCTCCTCGAGCCTCGCCGAGCAGCTGGAGATGTTCCTCGCCCGCTACCGCCGCGACCCGAAGAGCGGAAAGGCCACGTACGCCGTGGTCCAGGCCGAGGACGAGATCGCCGCCATCGGGATGGTCCTCGGCGCTTCCTGGGCGGGAGCGCGCGCCATGACGACGACGTCGGGACCAGGTCTCTCGCTCATGACCGAGTTCACCGGCTACGCGTACTACGCGGAGATCCCCGCCGTGATCTGGGACATCCAGCGCATCGGGCCGAGCACGGGGCTCCCCACGCGCACGTCGCAGGCGGACCTCCTCTCGGTGGCGTTCCTCTCGCACGGCGATACGAAGCACGTGATGCTCTTCCCCGCCACGGTGGAGGACTGCTACGAGTTCGGGCTCAAGGCGTTCGACCTTGCCGAGCGGCTCCAGACGCCGGTCTTCGTGATGTCCGACCTTGACCTCGGCATGAACGTCTGGATGTCCGATCCCTTCCGCTATCCCGAGAAGCCGTGGGACCGCGGCAAGGTTCTGGACGCCGCCGACCTCACCCGGA from Candidatus Eisenbacteria bacterium carries:
- a CDS encoding 4Fe-4S dicluster domain-containing protein: MAYEIVKDICEGESSCVDVCPVDCIKKGEGQNVKGTLWLFIVAEDCVSCNACLEACPVEGAILPD
- the nadA gene encoding quinolinate synthase NadA, translating into MGTRTLSVPEPYLVLEDDEIATRIRAAKRALGGSLVILGHHYQRDDVIEHADITGDSYKLARLGAERTDAEWIVFCGVHFMAESADILRQPHQKVILPDMNAGCSMADMAATDDVLDAGAALERAGLHSIMPITYMNSTADVKAFCGERGGAVCTSSNCRGIFEWAFREREQVFFLPDEHLGRNTAVEMGIPLERIVLWDPRLPQGGISDEALRSAKVIVWRGCCSVHTKFQLRHVAERRAEDPSVKILVHPEVPHEVARAADHVGSTETIIRTLREAPAGSSWAVGTEYHLVQRLQRTLPDKKIAILSKDFCMCATMYRISPQNLLWGLERIVEGEPVNVIRVAETTKHWARAALDRMLQVQ
- a CDS encoding 2-oxoacid:acceptor oxidoreductase subunit alpha, with amino-acid sequence MDPPSNNGKRSLSPSDNNFTIHIATVNGSGSQTANTTLLRAVFQMGVPVSGKNLFPSNIAGLPTWFTIRINDQGYVSRDTRYDVLVSINPETSLADVSAMGPGSVILLAEGAPAPKIPPDRVVYTVPFAKLVEPLVADAKLRKLVVNMIYVGVVSWLLGIDPAEVDQALTAQLGKKPKALEMNRAAVRAGIDYASANLKKAPFQVRRADKTAGKILIDGNQAGALGAVFAGVTYVSWYPITPSSSLAEQLEMFLARYRRDPKSGKATYAVVQAEDEIAAIGMVLGASWAGARAMTTTSGPGLSLMTEFTGYAYYAEIPAVIWDIQRIGPSTGLPTRTSQADLLSVAFLSHGDTKHVMLFPATVEDCYEFGLKAFDLAERLQTPVFVMSDLDLGMNVWMSDPFRYPEKPWDRGKVLDAADLTRIGSFERYKDIDGDAIPYRTLPGTPHPLAGYFTRGSGHDEQARYTESAETYARVMDRLRRKWETARELMPAPVVERARGAEVGMVAFGSTHHAMDEARDRLRADGLATSYLLVKGYPFSKEVRRFVEAHERIYVVEQNRDAQMAALLKMEYADLAPRIRSILHYDGLPIDARSVIEGMRSGEQMEVAAR